A DNA window from Stigmatella aurantiaca contains the following coding sequences:
- the tagF gene encoding type VI secretion system-associated protein TagF, with the protein MMPSTPIGLLGKTPLHVEFVRHNASSRLAGYFLRWLEEGTGRLHGARSTLPTSCANFVFTAPGEGSVLVGVLTPSTDSLGRAFPLTVFQELPASTVAGRYALLPESCQPFLRASEALLGESPLLDVPSLKERVAQLPSLRPGDVRVAERLRAALLSEQRCAELLQHVNEEQPPEGRYYALHTFLTACEGERHREQDLASVMLDCPFPSHLGPTAWLELATRLLAWPSLPPTFFWSEGTQPRLLLCLGAAPPTILLHLAQPARSGPQLWPLRTDRPAAMAHAKQALSPSQRQIIDSSTSTVEQLLQALTRKERPS; encoded by the coding sequence ATGATGCCGTCCACCCCCATCGGACTGCTGGGCAAGACTCCCCTTCACGTGGAGTTCGTCCGGCACAACGCCTCCAGCCGCTTGGCGGGATACTTCCTCCGCTGGTTGGAGGAAGGCACCGGGCGGCTGCACGGAGCCCGGAGCACTTTGCCCACCTCGTGTGCGAACTTCGTCTTCACGGCGCCCGGCGAGGGCTCGGTGCTGGTCGGAGTTCTCACCCCCAGCACGGACAGCCTGGGCCGTGCTTTTCCCCTCACGGTTTTCCAGGAGCTGCCTGCCTCGACGGTGGCCGGGCGTTATGCCCTGCTGCCAGAGAGTTGCCAGCCGTTCCTGCGGGCCAGTGAAGCCTTGCTGGGGGAGTCCCCCCTGCTGGATGTGCCATCCTTGAAGGAGCGCGTGGCCCAGCTGCCCTCCCTGCGGCCCGGCGATGTCCGTGTGGCCGAGCGTCTGCGCGCAGCGCTGCTCTCAGAGCAGCGCTGCGCGGAGTTGCTCCAGCACGTCAACGAGGAGCAGCCTCCCGAGGGCCGTTATTACGCCCTGCATACCTTCCTCACCGCGTGCGAAGGCGAGCGCCACCGGGAGCAAGACCTGGCGAGCGTGATGCTGGACTGCCCCTTTCCCTCGCACCTGGGACCCACGGCCTGGCTCGAGCTCGCCACACGGTTGCTGGCCTGGCCCTCCCTGCCGCCCACCTTCTTCTGGTCCGAGGGCACACAGCCCCGGCTCCTGCTCTGCCTGGGCGCGGCGCCCCCGACGATTCTGCTCCACTTGGCCCAGCCCGCGCGCTCGGGCCCCCAGCTGTGGCCGCTGCGCACCGACCGGCCTGCCGCCATGGCCCATGCGAAGCAGGCGCTCTCGCCCTCTCAGCGGCAAATCATCGACTCCTCCACGAGCACCGTCGAACAACTCCTGCAGGCGCTCACGAGGAAGGAGCGTCCCTCATGA
- the tssC gene encoding type VI secretion system contractile sheath large subunit, with the protein MSTETISQNPASPAAVLQSPSLLDEILSEAKIKPKDEGYNIARKGVEAFISEMLAPHRSEERVDKALVDAMIAEVDRRLTAQVNEVMHHPEVQKLESSWRSLKFLVDRVDFRENIRVEMLNVSKEDLLKDFEDSPEVVKSGLYQLAYSHEYGVFGGKPYGLMLGNYDFGPGPQDIDLLRKCASVAAMAHAPFIANASPEMFGEQNFLNLPNLKDLKSLLEGPQYARWHSFRESEDARYVGLCMPRFLLRMPYGEKTIPVKAFNFTEDVVGHHDRYLWGHASTAFATRVADSFAKYRWSPNIIGPQSGGAVEMLPLHQYEAMGEIQTKVPTEVMLTERREYELSEEGFIGLVFRKDADNAAFFSANSAQKPKFFGSTPEGKAAETNYRLGTQLPYMFIMTRMAHYVKVLQREQIGSWKERSDLERELNQWMSQYIADMDDPAPAVRSRRPLRAARVTVEDVDGQPGWYRCNLQVRPHFKYMGAAFTLSLVGKLDKE; encoded by the coding sequence ATGAGCACTGAGACCATTTCCCAGAACCCCGCGTCTCCCGCGGCCGTCCTCCAGTCGCCCTCCCTGCTCGACGAGATCCTCTCCGAGGCGAAGATCAAGCCCAAGGATGAGGGCTACAACATTGCCCGCAAGGGCGTGGAAGCCTTCATCTCCGAGATGCTGGCCCCCCACCGCTCCGAGGAGCGCGTGGACAAGGCCCTGGTCGATGCCATGATCGCGGAGGTCGACCGGCGCCTGACCGCCCAGGTCAACGAAGTCATGCACCACCCGGAGGTCCAGAAGCTGGAGTCCTCGTGGCGCTCGCTGAAGTTCCTGGTCGACCGGGTCGACTTCCGCGAGAACATCCGCGTGGAGATGCTCAACGTCTCCAAGGAGGACCTGCTCAAGGACTTCGAGGACTCGCCCGAGGTGGTGAAGTCCGGCCTGTACCAGCTCGCCTATTCCCACGAGTATGGCGTGTTCGGTGGCAAGCCCTACGGACTGATGCTGGGTAATTACGACTTCGGTCCGGGGCCGCAGGACATCGACTTGCTGCGCAAGTGTGCGTCCGTGGCGGCCATGGCCCACGCGCCCTTCATCGCCAATGCCAGTCCGGAAATGTTCGGCGAGCAGAACTTCCTCAACCTGCCCAACCTCAAGGACCTCAAGTCCTTGCTGGAAGGGCCCCAGTACGCGCGGTGGCATTCGTTCCGCGAGAGCGAGGACGCGCGCTACGTCGGCCTGTGCATGCCCCGGTTCCTGCTGCGCATGCCTTACGGCGAGAAGACGATTCCCGTGAAGGCCTTCAACTTCACCGAGGACGTCGTCGGCCACCATGACCGGTACTTGTGGGGCCACGCCTCCACGGCGTTCGCCACCCGCGTGGCGGACTCGTTCGCCAAGTACCGCTGGAGCCCGAACATCATCGGCCCCCAGTCGGGCGGCGCGGTGGAGATGCTGCCGCTGCACCAGTACGAGGCCATGGGAGAGATCCAGACCAAGGTGCCCACCGAGGTGATGCTCACCGAGCGTCGCGAGTACGAGCTGAGCGAGGAGGGCTTCATCGGTCTGGTGTTCCGCAAGGACGCGGACAACGCCGCCTTCTTCTCGGCCAACTCGGCGCAGAAGCCCAAGTTCTTCGGCAGCACCCCGGAGGGCAAGGCGGCGGAGACCAACTACCGGCTCGGCACGCAGCTGCCCTACATGTTCATCATGACGCGGATGGCGCACTACGTGAAAGTGCTCCAACGCGAGCAGATCGGCAGCTGGAAGGAGCGCTCCGACCTGGAGCGCGAGCTGAACCAGTGGATGAGCCAGTACATCGCCGACATGGATGACCCGGCCCCCGCCGTCCGTTCCCGCCGCCCGCTGCGCGCCGCCCGCGTGACCGTGGAAGACGTGGACGGCCAGCCGGGCTGGTACCGCTGCAATCTCCAGGTGCGCCCACACTTCAAGTACATGGGGGCGGCCTTCACGCTGTCCTTGGTGGGCAAGCTGGACAAGGAGTGA
- the tssE gene encoding type VI secretion system baseplate subunit TssE encodes MAERGLLTRLASSNQGALAPRGNPVGGIAEHLRVLLNTRKGEAPSAPNFGIMDFNDIIHLFPAAIPRMQQSIRAAIQEFEPRLKNVVVLQVPDENQPTALRFDIVAQLNLKDARGTVHFHTEFHPGGRVDLW; translated from the coding sequence ATGGCCGAACGAGGACTGCTGACACGCTTGGCCTCCAGCAATCAGGGTGCGCTTGCGCCCCGGGGAAACCCGGTGGGGGGTATAGCGGAACACCTCCGGGTCCTGCTCAACACCCGAAAGGGCGAGGCGCCCTCCGCACCGAACTTCGGGATCATGGATTTCAACGACATCATCCACCTCTTCCCGGCGGCCATTCCCAGGATGCAGCAGTCCATCCGCGCGGCCATTCAGGAATTCGAGCCCCGGCTGAAGAACGTCGTGGTCCTCCAGGTGCCGGACGAGAACCAGCCCACCGCGCTGCGCTTCGACATCGTCGCACAGCTCAACCTCAAGGACGCGCGCGGCACCGTCCACTTCCACACCGAGTTTCATCCCGGCGGCCGCGTGGACCTCTGGTGA
- the tssD gene encoding type VI secretion system tube protein TssD: MAESVHLYLKANGTDIKGESTQTSLGRQESIECIAFTHEVITARESGSGLATGRRQYPPITITKRIDKSSPLMMKALCENQVIDATFKFFRPNPTGDGTTEQFYTIAIKKGRINSIKQHVPDSFVPTSTNLPPMEDVTFVFHTIDWTITNGGVTHTDTWDTQR, translated from the coding sequence ATGGCTGAATCAGTACATCTGTACCTGAAGGCAAACGGCACGGACATCAAGGGTGAGAGCACGCAGACGAGCCTGGGCCGTCAGGAATCCATTGAGTGCATCGCCTTCACGCATGAGGTCATCACCGCGCGCGAGTCCGGCTCGGGCCTGGCGACGGGCCGCCGTCAGTATCCGCCCATCACCATCACCAAGCGCATCGACAAGTCCTCGCCGCTGATGATGAAGGCGCTGTGCGAGAACCAGGTCATCGACGCCACCTTCAAGTTCTTCCGTCCTAATCCGACCGGTGATGGCACGACCGAGCAGTTCTACACCATCGCCATCAAGAAGGGCCGCATCAACAGCATCAAGCAGCACGTGCCGGACAGCTTCGTGCCGACCAGCACCAACCTGCCACCGATGGAGGATGTCACCTTCGTGTTCCACACCATCGATTGGACCATCACCAACGGTGGCGTGACGCACACCGACACCTGGGACACGCAGCGTTAG
- the tssB gene encoding type VI secretion system contractile sheath small subunit: MSKESSVAPTERVNIVYKPATGNMQEQVELPLKMLMMGDFTNRQDDRPVEERVPINVDKMNFNEVMAQQELKVNVSITDKLSNEAGATLSMDLQFKTLSDFAPESIVNQVPELRKLLELRSALTALKGPLGNVPAFRKKLQAMLADEEGRKRLIDELGLKMDGKGDQSK, encoded by the coding sequence ATGAGCAAAGAGAGTTCCGTCGCCCCCACCGAGCGCGTCAACATCGTCTACAAGCCCGCCACGGGGAACATGCAGGAGCAGGTCGAGCTCCCCCTGAAGATGCTGATGATGGGGGACTTCACGAACCGGCAGGATGACCGCCCGGTCGAAGAGCGTGTGCCCATCAACGTCGACAAGATGAACTTCAACGAGGTCATGGCGCAGCAGGAGCTCAAGGTCAACGTGTCCATCACGGACAAGCTGTCCAACGAGGCCGGCGCCACGCTGTCCATGGACCTTCAGTTCAAGACCCTGTCTGACTTCGCGCCCGAAAGCATTGTCAATCAGGTGCCTGAATTGCGGAAGCTTCTGGAGTTGCGCAGCGCGCTGACCGCGCTCAAGGGCCCCCTGGGCAATGTCCCGGCCTTCCGCAAGAAGCTCCAGGCGATGCTCGCCGACGAAGAGGGCCGCAAGCGCCTCATCGACGAGCTCGGCCTGAAGATGGATGGCAAAGGCGATCAGTCCAAGTAG
- the tssA gene encoding type VI secretion system protein TssA, translated as MTASSTGPFLDRALAWLEPISTEAPCGAPSKHHPTYEAVSAEIAKLESPTGDTVRWEEVVRGAGELLRDTSKDLWLASYFAYGLYATEGIPGAITGTTLLTELTERYWQGLFPEASRLRSRSLALTWFVERMGWVLPNVQPHGTSPEQIEALAAAVSKLAEVTRARLAAQAPALGPLLTGIERLRANFPNEAPRPAAAPQSPPPVLAPPLPPPASSPAVETPATPSAPLSAPPPAPPPVLASQLPMLPSGEPTSVGAVTDFLRNMGASLTSTAVLLRQANPADPLAYRILRTGLWLHISQLPPAQSHGRTALPPLPAALRSKLEILTANARWLELLDEAESATVQHRFALELQRFSVHALTSLGPTHAPAREALLLELSSLLKRLPGVVDLVASDGTPLADAATQEWLHREVLAKPTPAPKPRKVPPLPREAKVPPQEALPAQDSETLEELQSHANTASTGRARFVTRLRLARLCAQEGHTSAARALYEALDAECTASALDAWEPALAAACLEGFLACTTAGKDLPNELVGDFWIRYRRLAQLDTAAALRVHP; from the coding sequence ATGACGGCCTCCTCCACCGGCCCCTTTCTCGATCGCGCCCTCGCGTGGCTGGAGCCCATCTCCACCGAAGCGCCCTGTGGCGCTCCGTCCAAACACCACCCCACCTACGAGGCCGTCTCCGCGGAGATCGCCAAGCTCGAGTCCCCCACGGGCGATACCGTGCGATGGGAAGAGGTCGTCCGCGGCGCAGGAGAGCTGCTGCGGGACACCTCCAAGGACCTGTGGCTGGCCTCCTATTTCGCTTACGGGCTGTACGCGACCGAGGGGATTCCCGGCGCCATCACGGGCACCACCCTGCTGACGGAACTCACCGAGCGCTATTGGCAAGGCCTTTTCCCGGAAGCCTCACGCCTGCGCAGCCGCAGCCTTGCCCTCACCTGGTTCGTGGAGCGCATGGGCTGGGTGCTTCCCAACGTGCAACCCCACGGTACTTCGCCCGAGCAGATCGAGGCCCTGGCCGCCGCGGTGTCCAAACTCGCGGAGGTGACTCGCGCACGCCTCGCCGCCCAGGCTCCAGCGCTCGGCCCCCTCCTCACGGGCATCGAGCGGCTGCGCGCGAACTTTCCCAACGAGGCACCGCGCCCCGCAGCAGCGCCCCAGTCCCCCCCTCCCGTCCTGGCGCCTCCTCTGCCGCCTCCCGCCTCCAGCCCAGCCGTGGAAACACCGGCCACCCCAAGTGCCCCCCTCTCAGCACCGCCTCCCGCGCCCCCTCCCGTCCTGGCCTCGCAGCTACCCATGCTTCCCAGCGGCGAGCCCACCAGCGTGGGCGCCGTCACGGACTTCCTGCGAAACATGGGCGCTTCGCTGACCAGCACCGCCGTGCTGCTGCGCCAAGCCAACCCCGCGGACCCACTCGCCTACCGCATCCTCCGCACAGGTCTGTGGTTGCATATCTCCCAGCTTCCCCCTGCCCAATCCCATGGCAGGACAGCCCTGCCGCCGCTTCCCGCGGCGCTGCGCTCAAAGCTGGAAATCCTGACAGCCAATGCCCGCTGGCTGGAATTGCTGGATGAAGCCGAATCCGCCACGGTTCAGCACCGCTTTGCATTGGAACTCCAACGCTTCAGCGTCCATGCCCTGACGTCCCTGGGTCCCACCCATGCGCCCGCACGAGAGGCGTTGCTGCTGGAATTGAGCAGCCTGCTCAAACGCTTGCCGGGGGTGGTGGATCTCGTGGCATCTGATGGCACGCCCCTTGCGGACGCAGCCACCCAGGAATGGCTGCACCGCGAGGTGCTCGCGAAACCCACCCCCGCGCCAAAGCCACGCAAGGTCCCCCCTCTGCCACGGGAAGCCAAGGTCCCTCCGCAGGAGGCGCTTCCAGCGCAAGACTCCGAAACGCTCGAAGAGCTACAAAGCCATGCAAATACTGCCTCGACAGGGCGCGCGCGATTCGTCACGCGGCTCCGGCTCGCGCGGCTGTGCGCCCAGGAAGGACACACCTCCGCGGCCCGCGCCCTTTACGAGGCGCTCGATGCCGAATGTACGGCCTCCGCGCTCGATGCATGGGAGCCCGCCCTCGCCGCCGCATGTCTGGAGGGATTCCTCGCCTGCACCACCGCCGGAAAAGATTTACCAAACGAACTGGTAGGAGACTTTTGGATCCGCTATCGTCGTCTTGCACAGCTCGATACCGCTGCCGCCTTGCGCGTTCATCCCTGA